DNA from Arthrobacter sp. PvP023:
GGGGCGCTGCGGGGGGCTGCTGGCCGTACTGCTGCTGGCCGTACTGCGGTGCGTTCTGCCCGTACTGGGGTGCTGCGGGGGGCTGCTGGCCGTACTGGGGAGCTGCCGGGGATTCCGGCGCGTTCTGGCCGTACTGCGGCGCTGCGGGGGATTCCGGCGCGTTCTGGCCGTACTGGGGAGCGTCGGGGCCGGGCTTGCCGTTCTCAGGTTCGTTCGGGTTGGCCGGGTTTGCTGGAGGCGTGCTCATAGTTGGTCCTTTGCGGGTCGACTACTGATTAAACGGGTACCGGGATCAGTAACGGTTCCCTGCCCCCAGCATGGTTTGGTTCAACCGTACCGCGCTCCGGCCCGGGGGTGGATCATTCGAAGGAGGTATTCTGGGCGGCCGATGGCGGCCGCCGGCGTCAGCGGCCGCCTTAAACACAGCACCCCGCTCCGTCGCGGTGACGGAGCGGGGTGCTGTGTACCTACGAAGCGAAGAAACTACGCGGCAGGTGCGATGAACGCGAGCTCGAGGTTGATGGCAACCTTGTCGCTGACCAGCACGCCACCGGCTTCGAGGACAGCGTTCCAGGTCAGGCCGAAGTCCTTGCGGCTGATGGTGGTTTCGGCGGTGAGGCCGGCGCGGGTGTTGCCGAAGGGATCCACGGCCACACCGTGGAGCTCGGTTTCGAGAGCCACAGGGCGGGTGACGCCCTTGATGGTCAGATCGCCCTGGAGTTCGTAAGCGTCGCCCTTGGGCACGATCGCGTTGGAAACGA
Protein-coding regions in this window:
- a CDS encoding YceI family protein, which encodes MALPANTTTGTWTLDNSHSEIGFTVRHAGISKVRGQFKDAAATLELSENVADSKVNATIQTASFDSGDANRDGHVRGEDFFDVEKFPEISFVSNAIVPKGDAYELQGDLTIKGVTRPVALETELHGVAVDPFGNTRAGLTAETTISRKDFGLTWNAVLEAGGVLVSDKVAINLELAFIAPAA